CGGAGCAGAGCCACCGCCGCCGCCCCGTGCCAAGGGGTCACTCCGGGCACACGCCGGATGCTCAGCCCTGGCACCGACCGGGTCGACGAGGCGGGGCGGATGCCGAACACCGGTTCCGCTGCCATGCCGAACAGGTTTGGTTGCGTGGCCGGAATCAGCGTTCGGATTGCGGATTCCGCGTTCGGCATGTTCCGGAATCCTTCGGAACTAGCGGATAGGAAAGGCGAAAGCGACGCTGGATAACCTTGGTTTCTTCGGCCATCCTCTGCCTCCTTTTAGCCCCAGCGCAAGGAGGTGGAGAACGTGGCTCAGAAAAGGTTGTCCATGCGAAAAGTCCGTGAAGTTCTCCGGCTGCGGTGGGAGTGCCAGCTCACCTACCGAGCCATTGCCCGAAGCTGCGGTGCCGGCCAGTCGACCGTGCACGACTGTGTGCGTCGGGCCCAGCGCGCCGGGCTATCCTGGCCGCTGCCCGAGGATCTCGACGAGGCAGCCCTCTACCAGCTGCTCTACCCCGATGAGCACAGGGCCCTTGAGTTGGCCCAGGGGGAGTGGGTGCGTCGCCACCTCAACGTGCTCGTCGTCGGGCCTACCGGGGCGGGCAAGACCTACCTCGCCTGCGCCCTGGGGCAGGCCGTCTGCCGCCAGGGACTCGCCGTGCGCTACGAGCGTACTTCACGGCTGTTG
The sequence above is a segment of the Thermodesulfobacteriota bacterium genome. Coding sequences within it:
- a CDS encoding ATP-binding protein → MRKVREVLRLRWECQLTYRAIARSCGAGQSTVHDCVRRAQRAGLSWPLPEDLDEAALYQLLYPDEHRALELAQGEWVRRHLNVLVVGPTGAGKTYLACALGQAVCRQGLAVRYERTSRLLTAFAHARAGGSYPKLLDELARVPLLVLDDWMRDPLTPAQSRDLLEVLDDRYSKKATLFASQLPVVEWHARFPDPTAADATLDRLVHNTYRLDLRAKRSQRKTRSPLPPSETVVMPNT